A stretch of Limanda limanda chromosome 7, fLimLim1.1, whole genome shotgun sequence DNA encodes these proteins:
- the srpk3 gene encoding SRSF protein kinase 3, with protein sequence MLIAAVSAAGHSANTGKKQRRRGKKHRRVRTDENQPDDPQTLNPDVSRLPAQTQTSSVNDITHPDDDITTAPPPPHTSPTHHPHTSPLPPLQTAEVAPREPPEPVISLKAPLIFNQSAPATAQSPVHTPGQSQSTSKQNIAHNSCRSPHRTETDLSESPPPSLHHITHNAPQSPSVSSKATPTPTLSPSHPDPLLQTSVTFTSSVSSHIYSPPCSSSTSFLHALDPLGPPFGLSPPVSSAHHQLATPPPALSPPPPPLTPPPTQLLGSDDEEQEDPSDYCRGGYYPVKTGDLFNGRYHVVRKLGWGHFSTVWLCWDLQKKRFVALKVVKSASHYTETALDEIKLLRCVRDSDPSDPYRQTIVQLIDDFKISGVNGVHVCMVLEVLGHQLLKWIIKSNYMGLPLVSVKAILKQVLQGLDYLHTKCKIIHTDIKPENILLDVDDVYVRRLAAEATVWQRAGAPPPSGSSVSTAPRDRQGDKMSKNKKKKLKRKAKRQEKLLEERFIDIRKLEEEGGGHLPDDTDTNCPHVVNGNHSSSAADSTGSWLEVDDGCNGHAPGRFSSPASGLSGFSSSVMSATSESALSTQSGYSSGREVFTASDFVLSPLDPQNADKLKVKIADLGNACWVHKHFTEDIQTRQYRALEVLIGAEYGTAADIWSTACMAFELATGDYMFEPHSGEDYTRDEDHIAHIIELLGPIPMPFALSGRYSREYFNSRGELRHISSLKPWGLFEVLLEKYEWPLDQAAQFSDFLSMMLDLQPERRATAAQCLQHTWLQT encoded by the exons ATGCTGATCG CTGCAGTCAGTGCAGCCGGACACTCTGCCAACACCGGAAAGAAACAGCGACGCAGAGGAAAGAAGCATCGGAGAGTCCGTACAGATGAGAACCA aCCTGACGATCCTCAGACTCTGAATCCTGACGTCAGTCGACTTCctgctcaaacacaaacatcatcagtGAATGACATCACCCATCCAGACGATGACATCACCAccgcacccccacccccccacacctcaCCCACCCATCACCCCCAcacctcccctctccctcctctacAGACAGCTGAGGTCGCTCCACGGGAACCTCCTGAACCTGTGATCTCGTTGAAGGCCCCTTTGATCTTCAACCAATCAGCTCCTGCCACAGCTCAGAGTCCTGTCCACACGCCCGGCCAATCACAGTCAACTTCCAAGCAAAATATTGCCCACAATTCCTGCAGATCGCCTCACAGGACTGAGACAGATCTCTCTGAATCCCCGCCACCCTCACTCCACCACATTACCCACAACGCACCTCAGTCTCCATCAGTGTCTTCCAAAGCCACTCCTACCCCAACGTTAAGCCCCTCCCACCCGGACCCCCTCCTGCAGACCTCAGTGACTTTCACCTCCAGTGTCTCCTCTCACATTTACTCCCCCCCTtgctcctcctctacctccttccTTCACGCCCTCGACCCTCTGGGCCCTCCCTTTGGCCTGTCTCCTCCGGTGTCATCAGCACATCATCAACTGGCCACGCCCCCACCTGCTCTGAGTCCACCTCCGCCCCCGTTAACCCCGCCTCCCACTCAGCTGCTTGGCTCCGATGACGAGGAACAAGAAGATCCGTCAGATTACTGCAGAG GAGGTTATTACCCAGTGAAGACCGGTGACCTGTTCAACGGAAGATATCATGTGGTCAGAAAACTGGGCTGGGGCCATTTTTCTACTGTGTGGCTCTGCTGGGATCTACA GAAGAAGcgttttgtggcgttgaaggtcGTTAAAAGTGCTTCACATTACACTGAGACGGCTCTGGATGAGATCAAACTGCTCAGATGT GTGAGGGACTCTGACCCCTCCGACCCCTACAGACAAACAATTGTCCAACTGATCGACGACTTCAAGATCTCTGGAGTCAATGGAGTCC acgTCTGTATGGTTCTGGAGGTTTTGGGTCATCAGCTATTGAAGTGGATCATCAAGTCGAACTACATGGGCCTTCCTCTGGTCAGTGTCAAGGCCATCCTGAAACAG gtgctCCAGGGACTCGACTACCTTCACACCAAGTGTAAGATCATCCACACAGACATCAAACCAGAGAACATCTTATTGGACGTTGACGATGTGTACGTCAGGAGGTTGGCTGCAGAAGCCACTGTCTGGCAGAGAGCTGGAGCCCCGCCCCCCTCAGGATCATCAG TTAGCACTGCTCCCAGGGATCGACAG ggtgaTAAGATGTctaagaacaagaagaagaagttaaAGAGGAAGGCGAAGCGTCAAGAGAAGCTGTTGGAGGAGAGATTCATTGACATACGG aagctggaggaggagggtggaggtcATCTACCTGACGACACAGACACTAACT GTCCTCATGTTGTCAACGGTAACCACAGCTCCTCCGCAGCAGATTCGACCGGCTCCTGGTTGGAAGTGGACGATGGTTGTAATGGCCACGCCCCTGGGCGTTTCTCCAGCCCTGCCTCCGGCCTATCAGGTTTCTCCAGTTCTGTGATGTCAGCGACGTCCGAGTCAGCACTTTCTACTCAGTCAGGATACTCGAGTGGACGAGAAG tgttCACGGCATCAGACTTTGTCCTCAGTCCTCTGGATCCTCAAAACGCTGACAAGTTGAAAGTGAAGATCGCTGATCTGGGCAATGCCTGCTGGGTG CACAAACACTTCACAGAGGACATTCAGACCCGACAGTACAGAGCTTTGGAGGTTCTGATAGGAGCAGAGTACGGAACCGCTGCTGATATCTGGAGCACCGCCTgcatg GCGTTTGAGTTGGCAACAGGAGATTATATGTTTGAACCTCATTCGGGAGAAGATTACACACGAGATGAAG ATCACATTGCTCACATCATTGAGCTGCTTGGTCCCATTCCTATGCCCTTCGCTTTGTCTGGCAGGTACTCCAGAGAGTACTTCAACAGTAGAG GTGAGCTACGTCACATCTCCAGTCTGAAGCCATGGGGTCTGTTCGAGGTTCTCTTGGAGAAGTACGAGTGGCCGCTGGACCAGGCGGCTCAGTTCAGTGACTTCCTGTCGATGATGTTGGATCTGCAGCCTGAACGCAGAGCGACGGCGGCCCAGTGTCTTCAGCACACGTGGCTGCAGACATGa
- the tsr2 gene encoding pre-rRNA-processing protein TSR2 homolog, producing MAAAAASRELFTEGVRAVLHTWPVLQIAVDNGFGGVYAQQKADWMVDVVQQYFHDNADLLQCEVEDYIAELMNQEFDTVVDDGSLPQVSISLLQMFSQWRQGALEQLQQTISTLTQKKSQRAKVTAPPTQSDEESDSETQAMDCDSSTSHNTRPPPPPPQEEEDGWTVVRKK from the exons ATGGCGGCCGCCGCAGCTTCACGTGAACTCTTCACTGAGGGAGTAAGAGCGGTTCTTCACACGTGGCCCGTTCTCcag ATCGCGGTGGATAACGGGTTCGGGGGCGTGTACGCGCAGCAGAAAGCGGATTGGATGGTGGATGTTGTTCAACAGTATTTCCATGACAACG ctgacCTGCTGCAGTGTGAGGTTGAGGACTACATTGCTGAACTGATGAATCAGGAGTTTGACACAGTTGTGGATGATGGGAGTTTACCTCag GTGTCCATCAGTCTGCTGCAGATGTTCAGTCAGTGGCGGCAGGGGGCGCTAGAGCAGCTCCAACAAACCATCAGCACTCTGACACAGAAGAAGAGTCAGAGGGCAAAGGTCACAGCTCCGCCCACACAGTCTGACGAAGAGAGCGATTCTGAGACACAG gCGATGGACTGTGACTCGTCCACATCACACAACACtcgacccccccctccccctcctcaggaagaagaagacggcTGGACGGTCGTCAGAaagaagtga